One part of the Dyadobacter sp. 676 genome encodes these proteins:
- a CDS encoding efflux RND transporter periplasmic adaptor subunit has translation MNTLKSILILITVAAGISACSSTAETSESHEVKAPVKEPVVELAFVKSMKPAKQIALPGELKPWNKVSIHPKVKGFVKTVNVDRGTIVRKGQVLAVLEAPEIISELSQAKAQLIAAEAALHEITTRYQASALTYNRLQKTNRTEGAVSLHELDLAKARAAADSAAMSVAKGNVQAARSFMETKTELSRYLTVTAPFDGIITERNISPGALVGPGEGGAKPLFILEDNTRLRLTLAIPENMSSAIPDKGEVSFTVSASPEKVYKAVYARSSRTLSEENRSMMTEFDVNNRSNELKAGMYAQVQLNTERTANTLFVPVTAVVNSSEQVFVIRDKAKKAEWVPVKRGIVVDTLVEVFGDLHDGDAVVKKASEEYRNGQDL, from the coding sequence ATGAATACCCTGAAATCCATTTTGATACTGATTACCGTCGCTGCGGGCATAAGCGCGTGCAGCAGTACGGCCGAGACGAGCGAAAGCCACGAAGTAAAGGCTCCGGTTAAAGAACCTGTTGTGGAATTGGCATTCGTCAAAAGTATGAAACCGGCCAAGCAGATCGCATTGCCCGGCGAGTTGAAGCCCTGGAACAAGGTAAGCATTCATCCGAAGGTGAAGGGGTTTGTTAAAACGGTGAATGTCGACCGTGGTACGATCGTCAGGAAAGGCCAGGTGCTGGCAGTACTGGAAGCACCCGAAATCATCTCCGAACTAAGCCAGGCCAAAGCGCAGCTTATCGCTGCCGAGGCCGCATTACACGAAATTACCACCCGCTACCAGGCAAGTGCATTGACATACAATCGCCTGCAAAAGACAAACCGCACCGAAGGCGCCGTTTCCCTCCACGAGCTCGACCTCGCCAAAGCACGCGCTGCGGCAGATAGCGCGGCGATGTCGGTCGCCAAGGGCAATGTGCAGGCGGCCAGGTCATTCATGGAAACCAAGACCGAATTATCGCGTTACCTTACCGTAACTGCGCCATTCGACGGTATCATTACGGAAAGAAATATCAGTCCCGGTGCGCTCGTAGGGCCCGGAGAAGGCGGCGCCAAACCATTATTTATACTGGAAGACAACACCAGGCTTCGCCTGACGCTCGCCATTCCCGAAAATATGTCCAGCGCCATACCGGACAAAGGCGAGGTCAGCTTCACGGTTTCCGCCAGTCCTGAAAAAGTTTACAAAGCTGTTTACGCCCGCAGCTCCCGGACATTGTCCGAAGAAAACCGTTCGATGATGACCGAATTCGACGTTAATAACCGCTCAAATGAGTTGAAAGCCGGCATGTACGCCCAGGTGCAGCTCAATACCGAGCGCACGGCCAACACTTTATTCGTACCGGTTACTGCCGTTGTCAATTCCAGCGAGCAGGTATTCGTAATCCGTGATAAAGCCAAAAAAGCGGAATGGGTCCCTGTGAAGCGTGGCATCGTGGTCGATACTTTGGTTGAGGTATTCGGTGATCTGCACGACGGGGACGCGGTGGTGAAGAAAGCGTCGGAGGAATATCGCAACGGGCAGGATTTGTAG
- a CDS encoding DUF4136 domain-containing protein, whose amino-acid sequence MKTIAKLIKSAGVAVVAGVFIMACSNALQVSYDYDSSVNLKQFKTFKVEAEHNMEQDPLLGSELNRRRLGDAVVEVMEAKGYKLDTKNPEIVVRFMTDVKDRQQIRSNNMYSPYMWWYGGANNISTYNYQESRFILNIYQKSTERMIWQGWASGKVKAPTKKEDANAMVRNTMADILRSFPEATADTYSRK is encoded by the coding sequence ATGAAAACCATAGCGAAGTTGATAAAGTCCGCCGGCGTGGCGGTTGTGGCGGGTGTGTTCATCATGGCTTGCAGCAATGCCCTTCAAGTCAGTTACGACTACGACTCCTCTGTGAACCTCAAACAATTCAAAACTTTTAAAGTAGAGGCTGAACATAACATGGAGCAGGACCCGTTGCTGGGTAGCGAGCTGAACAGACGCAGATTGGGCGATGCCGTGGTGGAGGTGATGGAAGCCAAAGGATATAAGCTGGACACCAAGAACCCTGAAATCGTCGTGCGTTTTATGACCGACGTGAAGGATCGTCAGCAAATCCGTTCCAACAATATGTACTCCCCTTACATGTGGTGGTATGGCGGTGCGAACAACATCTCGACCTACAACTACCAGGAAAGCCGCTTTATTCTTAACATCTATCAGAAATCGACTGAGAGGATGATCTGGCAGGGATGGGCATCCGGAAAAGTGAAAGCACCGACCAAGAAGGAAGATGCGAATGCGATGGTCCGCAACACCATGGCCGATATCCTGAGATCGTTTCCCGAGGCGACTGCCGATACTTACAGCAGGAAGTAA